DNA sequence from the Armigeres subalbatus isolate Guangzhou_Male chromosome 1, GZ_Asu_2, whole genome shotgun sequence genome:
ttaattgggatttggattggtttaaatttggatcggtttggaatggtttcgattggattcagattggtttggaattggttggatttaatttggattcgatttgaatgtgggttgaatttggattggattggatttggatttggattggatttggatttgatttggatttgatttgaatatgggttggatttcgattggatttggattgggttggatttagattggatttggattggatttggattggatttggattggatttagattggatttgattggattcgatttggattgggactgaatttggattgaatttggattggatttagatttgatttggattggatgtggatcgatttggattggatttggactggtttggattggtttggattggatctggattggtttggttggtttggattggtttggattggttggattggtttggattggattttgatggtttggattggtttggattggtttggattggtttggattggtttggattggtttggtttgtattggtttggattggtttggattgtatttggattggatttggatttggattggatttggatttggattcgatttgaatgtggatttgatttggattggtttttggatttgaattggattggatttggattggatttaaattggatttggattggatttggattggatttggattgaatttggattggatttgaattggatttggaatggatttggattcgatttagatttggactggatttggattcgggttggattggatttgcattagatttggatttgtattggattggatttggattggatttagtttggatttggattggatttggaatggctttggattggatttggattggatttggattggatttaaattggatttggatttggattgtatttggattaggtttggattagatttggactgatattggatttggatttggatttggattagatttaatttggtttggattaggattggatttaatttggatttggattggatttaaatttggatcggatttggaatggatttggattggatttgaattggatttggattggattcagattggatttggatttgatttggattcgatttgaatgtgggttggatttggatttggattggatttggatttgatttggatttgatttgaatatgggttggatttggattggatttggattcgatttggattggatttgatttggattggattggtttggttggtttggattggtttggattggtttggttggtttggattggattggtttggattggtttggattggtttgattggtttgattggtttggttggtttggattggtttggattggtttggttggtttggattggtttggattggtttggattggtttggattggtttggattggtttggattggtttggattggtttggattggtttggattggtttggattggtttggattggtttggattggtttggattggtttggattggtttggattggtttggattggtttggattggtttggattggtttggatgggtttggttggtttggattggtttggattggtttggattggtttggattggtttggattggtttggttggtttggtttgatttggattggtttggattggtttggattggtttggattggtttggattggtttggattggtttggattggtttggattggtttggattggtttggttggtttggattggtttggattggtttggattggtttggattggtttggattggtttggattggtttggattggtttggattggattggatctggattggttgcattggatttggtttggatttggatcggattaggattggatttgaatttgatttgaaattgattagaaattgattaggattggattttgtaggggtttggttggattcgattggattgaatttgaaaggatttggtttggatgggatttggttggtttggattcgatatggattggtttggatttggtttggatcggtttggattggatttagattggtttggatgaatttataatttggattggatttggaatggctttggattggtttggattggtttggattggatttgaattggttcgatttggattggattaggattcggattggattaggattcggattggattaggattcggtttggattggttttgtattagatttggattagatttggattggattgaattggtttgaatttggtttagattggttttggattttttgggatcggtttggattggtttgaattggtttggattggtttggatcggtttggattggtttggattggtttggattcggtttggattggattcggattggtttggattggtttggtttggattggtttggattggattttgatgtggattggatttggattggatttggattggatttggattcggtttggattggattcggattggatttggattggatttggattggatttggattggattttgatgtggattggatttggattggatttaaatttggattcgatCTGGaatggctttggattggattaaaatttgatttgaattcgatttggattggattgggattgtttttaaattcggttcggattgggtttggattggattggattttaattagatttggataggatttgtactggacttggattggattttaattggatttgaattgtgtttggaaaggatttggattggatttggattggattgaatctggattggatttgcattggatttggtttggatttggatcggattaggattggatttgaatttgatttgaaattgattagaaattgattaggattggattttgtaggaatttgaattggatttgattggattgaatttgcaaaggatttggatttggataggatttgaattggatttggattcgatatggatttggattggatttggatttggtttggatcgaatttggattggatttagattggatttggatgaatttataatttggattggatttggaatggctttggattggatttggattggatttggattggatttgaattggatttcgatttggattggattaggattcggattggattaggattcggtttggattggatttgtattagatttgaatttgatttggattggattgaattggatttgaatttggtttagattggttttggatttttttaggatcggatttggattggatttgaattgaatttggattggatttggatcggatttggattggatttggaatggatttggattggatttggattcggattggatttatattgattttggattggattggatttggattggattttgatgtggattggatttggattggattgaaatttggattcgatCTGGaatggctttggattggattaaaatttgatttggattcgatttggattggatttggattgtatttgaattcggttcggattggatttggattggattggattttaattagatttggataggatttgtactggacttggattggattttaattggatttgaattgtgtttggaaaggatttggattggatttgatctggattgattctgaatttgattggagttggatttggattagatttggattggattttgattcaaatttgatttgaattgaatttggattggatttagattgtatttggattggatttgaattaaattgaatctggattgaatttgcattggatttgaattggatttggtttggatttggattggattaggattggatttgattttgatttgaaattgatttggattggatttggattgaatttggatttgaatttggattggatttggattgaatttagattggatttggattgaatttggaatggatttggattcgattggattggatttggaatggatttagattggattcggattgtattcggattggatttgaattggatttggattcgatttggatttgaattgttttgaaatgaaattggattggGTATTAATGTGATTCGGATTGTATTTGGACAGAAGtggatttagattgggtttggattgaaatcctaatggatttgaattggatttacgACAACCATCTAGTCAGTTTTCAACGACCTACCTGCAGCTCCGAGTGGTTCGGACTCAATCGATCCCACTGGCGTTGCTCCTCCTGCAGCAGGCGGCGCTCCTGTATCCGCTGGTTGAACTCCAACCGATCGAGCGTGGCGGATTCGGATCCGAGCGGTTTCTTCTGTCCGGGAGCTCCGCGGTAAAGCGTACCCAGCTTCACCATGTTGTCGACCAGGTTGATCAGCGGCTTTTCCTTCTCGTACTGCTTCTCCAGTTCGGCCAGCTGCTTCTTGAGGGCCTCCAGCCGGGCCAGATTTTCGGCCCGCGTTGGACCATCAGACGTACGAATCGAATTCTGAAAGTGAAAGGTCCGTAAGTCTATCGAGAAGAGAAGCCGGGATCGATGCCCGTTGAGTTGCGTTCATCGAAGAGGTGTGAGTAGTTTCATTTGCCAAAAATTTGAAAGTTCGTGGTAGAAAATCGGTGTTAGACCCGCGACCAGATTTTTGATTTGTACACTGATGTGTTGTTGACACCATTTTGAGCGGAGTTAGTAAAATTTTGTCTTGTCCCTCCCAGCTACGAGATTAGCGCCCCCGACACCAGATAGAAGCCTTTGaacagaaacaaatcaaatctaaCAAACGAAAAGTTCTCGTTAACCTGAATGTCGTGAATATTGGTGCAACACTGCTCAATGGAGCGTGCCGTATTGCTGTTTTGACGTCGCAACTGTATCAACAGCAAGACTAGTTCTTCGTGAGTACGGTTCAGTAAATCCCCGGCGGACATTTCCAAGGTCTGTGGAAAACACGGGTCATTCAGTGTGTGTGGATTGCGTTGGATATTGCAGTGTGAAAGGTGGGGTGTTGCGGACAATCCGCGGCTTGATAACTTACTCTGAGTTCGGATTTGTCTTGGCTGGAAGATAAATGTTCGCGCGAGGAGTACATGGGTTTGCTGCCAGTCGAAGGCCATTTCTCCTCCGGGGAGTCGTGATTGCTGAGCGCCGCTAGACTGCGGTCGATGTCCTGCAGTTGGTAGTGCTGTTGGAGGTTGATTTCCTGGGCGCGTTGGAGTTGTGCTTGCGTGTACAGGTCGTGAGTTGATTCGAAGCTGATGTCCGGTCGGATGTAGCCCTCCTGATCTTGGTAGTAGTACTCGGTTTGTGCTGGGTCGTAGTATCCCTGGAACTGTGCGTTCAATCGGTAGTCCGAGGGGTCAGGCTTGACCGTCAGTGCCACCTTCGGAATGTTTTTGACGTTGCGAACTGAAATGGAAGCTGGAAGTATTAAGAAGAGTCTCTCGTTTAAACACGCGGGGTTTGTCGTCGAATGCTTCAGTTTAGTGGATTGTCTTAATTGAGAAGAGTAACACGGTATTCCATATCTGTTGTATGTCAAAACTGTATATTTACAAATCTTCCATTTTGTGTATATGAAATCATTTTAACTCATCTTGAATAACATATCACTCTTGTGAGGTTACACTATTCTAATCTCCTTTATCATATCGCACTgattcgcaattgcttgagtgtGTAGATTTGGCCTTGCTTTATATTAATGTACAAAGAAATGATAAATACATACGTTTGACCTTACCGAATTAATGGAATGCTTAAGAAATACTTCCTAGAAATCTATCGCTTAACAAACTGTGCTTTCCGTTCCGTTATTGGATTGTTCGTTAGTGTGTTGTGTTACTGTGCTTTTTGTGAACATGTGCATCCGACGACGTTGGAAAGACATGGCTGGACCCAGGACTTGGCGTATATTCATTGCTATCGACGGTGGTGGAACTGGCAGTCTCAATGCTACTACTATTGTGACCCACTAGCGAGCTTGCTTTAGACGTGCTAGCGACTGAACCCTTGGCCGACTGAAAGGATCCGTCCAAACCCAGAGAACTTCTCTTCTTGCGCAAAGTACCCTCCCTACTGTTCGTTTTCTCCATGTTCGACTGACTTCGGTAGAGGTCTCTCGTCTCAGTCTCAAAACTCTTGTTCGTACTGTTTACCAGTCCGCTGGACATCAAATCCCACTGTCGAATGTTTTCCCTGTCAATGTCATACTTGGTCTCGTCGCGGAGCACTTCGTACACGTCGGAATGCGTATCGGAGGATGCCGAATCGGTCATGTTATTCGTATTGTTCGCCAGCTGTACGTAGACGTCATTGTCATCGCTAGAACCTTGCGATTTGTGCTGTTTCTTCATCAGTTGCGTCTTGGTCAGTAGTTCATCGTTCACATAAGTTACGTCCCGTGTAATTGCCTTCCCCGCTTGCCGTTGCAAATGTTTTCGGTTCAGCGTCGACATCTTGGATTGCATCGAAGAACCTGCACCCAGGTGATCCAGATTTTCCATCGATTTGGCATGCATGTGGGACGCTCTCCGCAGATTGTCTCTCCACAGGCTGTCCTCTTCCCACAACTGATCTCCGCTGGCCGACATATCGGTTGCGATGTTCAACGTACTCTTCGATGCCTGATGTTGATTGCTCAAGGCTGCCAACACTTGATTACTGCTCGCACTGTTACTAGATTTCAATATCGACGCCAGAATTGACGTCGATGAGCTGACCTCGCCACTAATGCGCGGCTCCTCCAGCTGACTAGGCTTACTGTTCATCATCTTGTTGCTGTAGTAGTTCTTGCTGTTCGACGACAGCGATACTTCCAACATCTTATTCACGTTCTTATCAATCATACGATCGGACTCGTAGATATTCCGCTGATCTATCTCGTGGTCCTTCTCTGCGGCGGTTAGTATATTGGCCGCCTTCACGTGACTAATCGGATTATGAATGTGCGATATTCCCGCTTTTTTCACGCCCACGTCGCGCTGATTGTTCAGCTTCAACGGGAACTTGATTCTCCCCAAATCGGTAAGTTTGCTTATGTCCGAAATCGACGAATCTCGGCTGTGCAGATCCGAGTAGTAGTACGGTGCCGAATCCGAAAGGTTGCTGTTCCCTCGACTGTGCGCCGGTGTGGTTGTTTGTGTCAGGTCGAACACCGTGCACGAACTTCTTTGATCCAAATCCATGGAGGACATCGTCGTTGCCGAGTCCACTATCTCGATGTTCAAATTGCTCCTGCCAGCGGCCATCAGATCCTCCGATTCGCAGCGTGCATCGTGAATCGACAGATTTTTCTCCTTCAGCGGGGAGAGAGTTAGCTTCTCGTGGGATGCAACATCCTCCAACGAATCGTAGAATGCTTTCACTTCATCGTCCGTGCGATTGCCCGCAGTGGATTTGGACCGTGTCGGCTGAATTTCCACGTTTTCATAGTAAATGCTGTTGTCGTGTCCATTTTTGAATCCATCTATCGTGGGTAGATTCGTTAGGCTGTCGTTGATCCAGCTCATTCGACTGGTGCTGGTCTTATCCGAGTTTACGTACACATTCTCCAAATTGCCCAAATATTGATCGAAGCTAGCGTTCGAAACGGTTTCCTCGAGGGTGAATGCTCCCAAGGCCTGGATCTCGTTCAGTGAATCCTCGGAAATGGGTCTTCGTTTGTTTCGGGTGTGAATGTCCATCTTGGAGCTGCTCCGCCGAAGCTCAATGGACTCCGTTTCCGAGAGGGACGTGGATGTTCGTCTGCTAACGTCTTCACTTGGAATCTCTGCCCGCAGCCGCTTGTACAGGTCGTAATCGGACGAAGTATTCGAACCATTGTCGTACCGAGTGTCCACGTTGTAGCACGATCCAAGGTAGAGGTTGCTCTGCAGGCTGGATCGGTTGGATTCGTAGTGCGGCTTTCCAGATTGAGATTTGTTGTCAATCGATCCCGATAGACTGGTTTGACTCGGTTGGCGGTGATCGGAGGTGTTCAGCAGCGAACTTCGAGAATTCGATTTCGATCCGCCTACTTTGTCCCGTCGTTTGACAGTGTCGAAGTTTTCCGAGAGGAACATTTCGTCGGTGTTGTGTTCGTCGAGTGGAAGAGCTGTCGTCGGAATCGGAGGAGGGGATACTATTTCGCTATCTGAGCTGTCGATGCAATCACCTAGCGGAGTACTGCTGCTTGCGCCAAGGTAATAGGAGGCTGGTCGAAAGGTGTCCGATAAGCTAAACCGTGAGCGAGCGGTTTTGATGTTGGAACTGTGCAGATCTTTAGCGCATTCGTCATCTGCATCGGAGCTATCGTCATCCTTCAGGTAGCTGTTATTGGACTTGAGAATGTCCGGAAGATCGTTTCGTTTGCTGTGCTTCTTGGTGAGGGTGTTGGATTGCTTCTTCTTCAGGGTGCTTGTATTTGACTCGCACGACGATTTGCGATTACTACTGGGCAAAGCGGGTTTCTCTTTCTTTTCCAAGCTGTTACTGTTCAACTGAGACAGCTCCATGTAGAGCGGTTCTTGATCAGGTTTCGGAGGACTGTTTTGAACCATGATCATTTCGTAGGTGGATCGGAGATCCTCACCAAATACGCACTTTCCGCTCTGGCCGTTGGTCATTTCGATGTAGGTGTTCTCGTCCTGGGCTTCAATCGATCCCTTCTGTATGGAATTAAGAATATCCATGGCCGTCAGCTTCAGATCGGACGGTTCTGAACTGTTCAAAATTGGCTTTTTCGGAGTCATTGGCATGTAGAAAGATTGGCTCTCGTTGCATGCGTCGTCTAAATCACCACTATTGTCGATAGGTTCGTTGTTGTCAGCTAGCAGAGCTTCGTCCAAGTCTTCGTCAGTATATTCGAATGACTTCTCGTCGTTTTCTTCGTCTTGCTGTACGTTATCTTGCGTTTGTTTATTTTCAGGTGATGTGTCGGGCGTAATAACGGGCTGCTTCACTGGAGATTTGAGTATTGCGTTATGATCGTAAACGGGGACGTATTTGGAGTCAGGTTCAAGAGGCAGAAGTCGTTCTTTAAAACTGCTACTATTGGACAAAGTTTTAGTCATAGGTTTCCGAACGGAAGACCCCGTAATGGAGTTGTTTTCGTAAATGTTCGAGTCTTGATCTACGTTCGAGTTGTCAACAGTGTCGCTAGAGTCAAAAGATTCCAGCACTATTGGCTGGGGTTGTTCTATGGGTTCTACAGTGGACGCCTCAGCCGCGGGCACAGTTTCGCTATTGTCTAGCTCTGCACTCGCGGAAGCGGAAACATTGGGGGTTGACCTTCCTGCCGGCGTAATTTCTGTTCCATCTAGGGGTTGGTAATATAATACAGATAATACAGAACATAAGATATTGGTTTGGTGCGTGGTTTGTTGACTGGAAGAAACATTTGGTATCTACATACGGTATTTGGTGGTTCTAATCGTTATTTTGGCAACAGCGAGGTTTGATTTAAATAGACACAGAATAGTGAGATACCCCCAACCATTAAATTTCAGATCTacgtaaaaaaaaacagccGAAGGTGAATTAGAATTTTGAATATGTTGTTGGTGAAATAGGTGTGACTCGTACGTCTCGATTAGATTCGGGATTCAGGATTTGCTTTTTGGAGCTGTAGTGTCATGTTTGATCCGTGCCAGCAGTGCTTTAGTATGATTGTGTTGAGCGACATGTTTGTGTGTGTACGCGGCAGGAAGGTCGTTTACTAATGTTAATCCATTCGCCAGTCCATCGGTTTCAGGGAACAACAAGGATATGGTTTACTAAAATTCAACAACAGAAATACGATCAAAGAAGAGCAACACAGGAAAATATCAAACAAAGTAAGACGAACATCCAGCCTTTCAAAGCAAATCCAGAATTGGTCATGTAGAATATTAGCTACAGAGAAATAGGAAAGCTGCCACACTAAGCAGTGTATGTTACTCAAAGAGAAAGAAATATGTTTCCAAAAACATCGAGCAAGGATTTCGTTCAACAGCGGCCCGTAGTCTTCCTCAGCGTAACTCCAGGCACTGCGAACTCTAAGAGGTTATTGCGATTAGTACGAATGTACACTGGAAGGATAGGATCGACTAAATTTTTGGTTAATTTTTGGTAATAATCTAACGGAATGCGACTAGAAAAGAAAATGTTCTACAACAGATAGGAACAGATAGCTGGCCGACTTACCTTCATCATCGGAGGAATAGCTGTTGTACTCGAGGTTGGACTTACTGCCGTCCAATCGTTGCTGCTGATGCTGTTGCTTTTGCACCTGCAGCATGTGCTGCTGTTGTAGGTGCTTCTCTTGTTCAAGATACAAATCGGCCTCCATTCCGAGCTGTCCTGGTGACTTCGCCAAGAACGGATTTCCTCCGCCTCCCGTAGAGCCCGGAGACCCCAGGGCCAActgatgctgctgctgttgttgctgtgaAATCTTGCGCGTCAACGGTGACTGGAGCATCCGTTGCTTCCACTCCAGCAGCCGTTTCATCGACTCTTCCCGTTTGCGTTCGCCATCGCGTGCAGAGGGGTCCTCCTCTTTCCGAGGCAGACGAGCACTGGCCGATCGAAGGAATTGCTCCTGCTGTGAGGGATACTTTTTCAGATGGTTGATGGTGATGCGTTGGGTTCGTGGAACGCTGGCCGAACCGTGCTGCAGGTCATCCCCGTACTCCATCCGGCCGGCAAAGTATCCGTCCCGTGGCACCGTGCTGGAATTCATAGCTCCTGCAGAATAGACGAATGCTGATTTTATTGGACTATCGTCTTCGTTATTTCCGGTCTCATCCATACCTTGCGATTCGTCGCCTCGCACTTTTCCAGCGATCGCGCCGCCAAGATTGCTCCTCTGCAGGTAAGACGCACTCTGCATGCGCATCTTCTCGGCATAGCTCGCCTCCGAGTAGTAGTAGTTGTCGGGGGTACGGTTGATGTCCAGGCTGGACTTGGGTCGCGGTGCCCGGGCCGGTTCGTCCTTGTGTTTCGCTTTGATCGGGTTGCGGGCTtcgtagtccaggaagtcggcCGAGTGGGGCCGCGGGATCGTCGACTGGACCGGGCGGGCTCGCATTTGTATGTGCTGTTGCTGTGCGGGTGAGTTCTGGTCGGTGAGTAGGCGAGTAAAGTTTGAGAAGCAGTTAGTCACGGACGAGGGTTAGTTAGCTTTTTGGTAGTTAAGATGCATAAATTATTTAGTTCATTAGGGACACAATGCATATGAAAGATTTGATGTAGAATTACATAAGTATGAAGCAATGTAGAGTTCAGatcaaaacaaataattatCCAAgtctaaatttgtattttttctacATTTGTAATTGattgaaaatcttaaaatctttccCAAATATTGTACTTTAAGATAATGCTTGATTTTGGattaggaaaaaaatataaGGTGCTTGCAAGAACAGTTTGGACCTtctctacaatttttttttaaatttttgcagtccaaaaaaaatctcatcaGAAACCAGGCGAATTCCCAATGGAACCAGAGGGGATTTCCATCAGAATTTAATGGAGCTCAAACAGAATCTtatcggaatccgaacggatcCCCATCTGAGCGGAGTTCCACCTGAATCCGAACAAATTCTCATCGGAATCCGAGCAGATTTCCACAAATTCTCATCAGATTCCGAGTGTATTCTTATCGGAGTGGATTCCCATAGGAATAAGAGTTGAAATCCAAGTGGATTCCTATAGTTATCGAGGGGACTCCCATCGGAATCCGAGTGGATTTCCATCCGGTATCTGAGTGGATTCCATCCAAAATTCgagtggattccatccggaatccgagtggattcccatccggaatccaagtggattcccatccggaatccaagTGGATTCCCATCCGAAACCCGAATGGATTCCCATACGAAATCAGAgtggattcccatcggaatccgagtggattcccatcggaattcgAGTTCATTCTCATCGGAATCCTTGTGAAgtggatttccatcggaatccgagtggattcccatcggaatccgagtggattcccatcggaatccgagtggattcccatcggaatccgagtggattctcatcggaatccaagtggattcccatcggaatccaagtccggaatccggaatccgagtggattcccatccggaatccgagtggattcccatccggaatccgagtggattcccatccggaatccgagtggattcccatccggaatccgagtggattcccatccggaatccgagtggattcccatccggaatccgagtggATTACCATCCGGAATCCAAGTGGATTACCATCCGGAATCCAAGTGGATTACCATCCGGAATCCAAGTGGATtaccatccggaatccgagtggattcccttcggaatccgagtggattcccttcggaatccgactggattcccttcggaatccaactggattcccttcggaatccgactggattcccttcggaatccgagtggattcccttcggaatccgagtggattcccttcggaatccgagtggattcccttcggaatccgagtggattcccttcggaatccgagtggattcccttcggaatccgagtggattccttcggaatccgagtggattccctttcggaatccgagtggattcccttcggaatctgagtggattcccttcggaatccgagtggattcccttcggaatccgagtggattcccttcggaatccgagtggattcccttcggaatccgagtggattcccttcggaatccgagtggattcccttcggaatccgagtggattcccttcggaatccgagtggattcccttcggaatccgagtggattcccttcggaatccgagtggattcccttcggaatccgagtggattcccttcggaatccgagtggattcccttcggaatccgagtggattcccttcggaatccgagtggattcccttcggaatccgagtggattcccttcggaatccgagtggattcccttcggaatcggattggatttcctccggaatccgagtgGATTCCCATTTGGAACCCGAGTGGattcccattcggaatccgagtggattcccatcggaattcgAGTTCATTCTCATCGGAATCCGAGTGGGTTCCCACTGGAATCGAGTGGATTCCCCTGCGGAATCCGAGTGGATTCCCATGAGgaatccgagtggaatcctatcGGAATCCGAGTAAATTCCCAACAAAATTTGAATGGATTCCCATCGGAAGTTGGGCAGATTCCCATCGGATTCCGGAGCGGATTTTCACGGATTTTCAACGGAGTTCGAGTGGGTTTTATC
Encoded proteins:
- the LOC134222215 gene encoding uncharacterized protein LOC134222215 isoform X3, yielding MVPADGNRIDPPTFTTMESKKLQQLQQANSHLAPIPQTKPPTFQQQNNDYRPTRSPVFQNHPQYQSFASNFAQINYPHQIRPQPPPQQHQQQQQQQQKQQLQQQQQHLSAHSSPKSNSNSLYLSEYSSSSHVGQPQHHHTIGSHYHFDQIYQTSSPSSGSGERERLYQTAPRPTQHTHANQQQPLTKLELQFQQLQREKIQAQIKTATEALAHQQQTFALRQQLNPPVPNYHLKQNLLQNLSQQHQQQIQQQQQQQAHHQNNRNAPPSSLNLTSHFQPAQGPMKLANPNIHDYGATAATNQHIMNEAFYQSSQQKHIHPKTPNNLQSPAPNQIIIQQNIPGQVVNQACQTQISGVKNQPQAQKSPNSDSLSSPSHDGLERRKSGPVHTLKSPVTKRPANAPVSMSGWLYKQGSDGLKVWRRRWFVLAEYVLYYYKGQEEEKLLGTVLLPSYKISACFPEDKVYRKFAFKCEHTNMRTFVFAAETAESMTSWVRMLTLATMMQGSSESETSPPSNNARSGDNSDSGIQTYQSQVCKTGIMQAPVTPVSDNGGGSQPLYANAPPKPRRATDGGYSSPSPEHLPDRYDHDPQQLRVNDPIYGVKTPDAMNNPNLVQTQSPLIKRGFNNDQLAYDPNAYPSPNAQSGHNYNDALYGNAKRIERDLYIQKLIQQQQQQQQQLQQLQQQQQHKQQLQALQQQQQQQQTAPQPQHPQQQQRGAFTNPFMYPNADRRTPDTYGPPRAALDKHMSDYEDIYNLTMLSKSLPPNVGGSGGGGGEDVGNASTAYRRPMSPLRYEANSQNPGAMPQRYTPNYLENSPAQQQHIQMRARPVQSTIPRPHSADFLDYEARNPIKAKHKDEPARAPRPKSSLDINRTPDNYYYSEASYAEKMRMQSASYLQRSNLGGAIAGKVRGDESQGAMNSSTVPRDGYFAGRMEYGDDLQHGSASVPRTQRITINHLKKYPSQQEQFLRSASARLPRKEEDPSARDGERKREESMKRLLEWKQRMLQSPLTRKISQQQQQQHQLALGSPGSTGGGGNPFLAKSPGQLGMEADLYLEQEKHLQQQHMLQVQKQQHQQQRLDGSKSNLEYNSYSSDDEDGTEITPAGRSTPNVSASASAELDNSETVPAAEASTVEPIEQPQPIVLESFDSSDTVDNSNVDQDSNIYENNSITGSSVRKPMTKTLSNSSSFKERLLPLEPDSKYVPVYDHNAILKSPVKQPVITPDTSPENKQTQDNVQQDEENDEKSFEYTDEDLDEALLADNNEPIDNSGDLDDACNESQSFYMPMTPKKPILNSSEPSDLKLTAMDILNSIQKGSIEAQDENTYIEMTNGQSGKCVFGEDLRSTYEMIMVQNSPPKPDQEPLYMELSQLNSNSLEKKEKPALPSSNRKSSCESNTSTLKKKQSNTLTKKHSKRNDLPDILKSNNSYLKDDDSSDADDECAKDLHSSNIKTARSRFSLSDTFRPASYYLGASSSTPLGDCIDSSDSEIVSPPPIPTTALPLDEHNTDEMFLSENFDTVKRRDKVGGSKSNSRSSLLNTSDHRQPSQTSLSGSIDNKSQSGKPHYESNRSSLQSNLYLGSCYNVDTRYDNGSNTSSDYDLYKRLRAEIPSEDVSRRTSTSLSETESIELRRSSSKMDIHTRNKRRPISEDSLNEIQALGAFTLEETVSNASFDQYLGNLENVYVNSDKTSTSRMSWINDSLTNLPTIDGFKNGHDNSIYYENVEIQPTRSKSTAGNRTDDEVKAFYDSLEDVASHEKLTLSPLKEKNLSIHDARCESEDLMAAGRSNLNIEIVDSATTMSSMDLDQRSSCTVFDLTQTTTPAHSRGNSNLSDSAPYYYSDLHSRDSSISDISKLTDLGRIKFPLKLNNQRDVGVKKAGISHIHNPISHVKAANILTAAEKDHEIDQRNIYESDRMIDKNVNKMLEVSLSSNSKNYYSNKMMNSKPSQLEEPRISGEVSSSTSILASILKSSNSASSNQVLAALSNQHQASKSTLNIATDMSASGDQLWEEDSLWRDNLRRASHMHAKSMENLDHLGAGSSMQSKMSTLNRKHLQRQAGKAITRDVTYVNDELLTKTQLMKKQHKSQGSSDDNDVYVQLANNTNNMTDSASSDTHSDVYEVLRDETKYDIDRENIRQWDLMSSGLVNSTNKSFETETRDLYRSQSNMEKTNSREGTLRKKRSSLGLDGSFQSAKGSVASTSKASSLVGHNSSSIETASSTTVDSNEYTPSPGSSHVFPTSSDAHVHKKHSNTTH